The sequence below is a genomic window from Coffea arabica cultivar ET-39 chromosome 8e, Coffea Arabica ET-39 HiFi, whole genome shotgun sequence.
ATCTATCTTAGAATTGTAGATCACGTTATTtacattttttccttctttttctcgTTCCACCTAGGGTTCATGTCTTCATACGGATCTGAACTGAACACATCTGAGAATTCTTCATCAATTCGTTTTCCAGTTACGGATCCAATGCCTTCAGCTGGTGATTACATCTGAGAATTCTAATCAAACAAACTCTTTAACTCTTCCATCTTTCAATTACGAATCCAATGTCGTCGGCAGTTCAGCTGGACAACACATCTGAGACATCTATGATGCAGGCTGTTGATAAAcatagttaattgaagcaaatatGAGCATTCATAAATGAATGGTTCATGCACACATGCACGCTTGAGTAGTTGCATTGAGCAAAGATGATCGTTTATTAAAAACTCACTTGGAAACATATCAACAGTTGTCCTTAGCTAACTTTGAGTTTAATAAGAAAATCAGAGCTAACAACGCAAAATTTGAACATTCCCCAACATAATCATCTCTAACTTCCCCTATTTAATCTCTAAACCCTAAAAGACAAAAAGGAAAATCCATTTAAAAGATGATTACAAGATTCTGCGTAAAAGTTTAATTATCAAATAGTGTACAAAAATTTGCTCATTTAGGAGCATGCACCTACTCTGACCCCTCCCACTAATCTTCTTACCACTCTAATCACAACATATCCTCTTCATCCCCGCTACTTAGAGATTCAAGCACCTCACTATCATCATCCTCCTCGTCACCTTCGGCCACAATCTCCAATATCCCAGCTGCACCTTCAAAGTCCCCATCATCCATTATAAAATCACCGTCTTCTTCCTCATCATCCTCGAGTTCACTCACGCTCTCATCATCATTGCTCATATCATCTGCATCACTATCACCATCCTCGTCAATATCTGGTCCCAATATctcatcctcatcctcatccacATCATCGTCTTCATCTTCACTCTCAGCATCATCTGGATCAGAATCATCATCAGTTGGCTTCCGACGACCAATTTCATATACCCTAGCAGAGGAATACATCTCATCCTGGTCATCCATTGTAACCAACCCAACAAAAGAATCGGTTGGCTCTGTAGCAAAGTCAAGAACACAGCGATCAACAGGAATTGTAGCAATGTCGGAGTAATTAACAGCATCCACAGTTCGAAAAGCAGCAAAGAGAGGATGTTTAACACGGCGAGTTTGAAATGCTGAAGTAACATCCTCGAGATTTCTCCTTAGAATTGCATAAATCACATCCCCACTAGCATTAAAAGTTATCACTGTTTGGTCTAAGGATGGCACACTTCGGAGAAGCCTGAAGTTCCGGAGATCCCAGACTTCAGAATTTATGATCACCTGTTAAATAATCATCAAACAATAAGAAAAAAGTAAAGGAACAAAAATGCAGATAAAGCAATCTCAGCATATACACTTCCACATTCTTCTAGATAAAAACAGGAATATGTGCATATTCACAGAATAAAAAAACAATTGAAGATTGACACCTAAGGAAAGAGAAAAGCTACTATCTCAATCATATGGGTGTATGGCTACTGACTAATTTATCTCTAAATTAGAGCTAGTCAAGAAGGTAGTCAGATACCTCATTCCCAGCAGGATGGAAGCCACCCCCACCATAATCAGAAAACTGATCAAAGCGATGCACTGGGCCAGAACCTCGGCGATCCCATAGGACCCCATTCCAGAGAAGCATGGTATCTGATGGGCTAAAGTGAATAAGAGAATACAAATGACCTCGACCTGATGGATTGTTTGACGTATCCGTAAGCTTTAGATCCAATTGGCTGGTCTGAATATCATACAAGAGAATCTCCCGATGGGATGATTCTGTTGATAAAGCAGCAAAAGCAGTTCCTGAATTGCTAAACCTCGCAGCTTTACATCCTTCGAATGAATGCTTGGGCCCAGCTGAAACTGAAGATACATCCCATAACCGCACATCATGGGCACTGGAGGAAAGAATCAACTGAGTATCTCCAGATATATATGACTGGGCAAGCGTCAAAGGATACTGGTGACTAGGGCAGCTATCAAGCACACAATTGCTGTTGGTGTCAAATATTTTGAGTTCCCCAGAATGGCTTCCGACAGCAATTTGCGAAGAGTCTCCAAGGAAAGTAACGCAAGTCAAAAGGGCACCAGCATCATCGCGGCAGGTTCGCCATGGCCTGAATCTACTATAAACAAACTGACGATCTCTACGGCTTCCGTGAATGCCACCATACATACTTCGAAACTCACGCATACTAAGGCGGGCCGTCATATTTGAGGGGGCGTCAAGGCTTCGTCTTGGTTCTGGGCACATGTGAGGATgtaggagagagagagggggcaATGTGGTAATAGGAGCCGGACACTGCCGATGTTGATGTTTTAGATACTGAACAACAAGAGAATCAAGGGTTAACCGTTCCAAGCTGGATGGTTGGGGCTCATTTGTAAGTCCATACTGGGTTGTAGGAACCATTTGCCTAAATTGAGCACCACTAAACTGGCTTTCATCCCCTTCAGCCGGTCCACAATTTGGCAATGATCTGCCATGATCTTTTAAAGAAGAACTAGTTGGTGAAAACATTGTTCCATCAGTCAGTTGGCTGCTTTTGCGAAGCATGCCAGATGTAATACAAATTGGAGACCGTAATGCATAATCACCTGTATTAAGTCGTTTTCCGGGTGACATTAACCCAGATTCCTTCAAGTCTGTCAACTTACGTTTCATTGGTAATACAATTGGAGTTTTACACTGGATATCGACATCCCCACTGGACTTAACAGCAGACACAGATGGAGTTCCAGGAGCACTTACAGCTGTAGATGATCTTTTAGAAGTCAAGTTAATTTTGGCACTCGACAATATTGGGGAGTCCTCAGCAGAAACCTGAGCTTTAGAGTGAAGACCATGTGGAGAAGATAAAGTCGTAGGCCTCTTTTTCAAACAGGAAACAGCTGAATCAGTTTTCAAGCCCAAATGCTCTTCCCGATATGTCAGTTTTAGTTTATCCGACATAAATCCACAATGAACTCTAGCAGATGGCCATTGAGTCAGAATAGATGAAGATTCCTGCACAGATGCCTGATGAACCAGGGATGCTGGTGTGGCCAAAGATGGTAAAGGTGTCAACTGAGCCTCTTTTAGAAGTACAGCTGCTGTTTCTGCCAAACCAGATGCCTGTAGGTGTTCGTGTATAAGAAGCAATAGTTCCCTGTAATTAAGAATTCAAAAGTTGCATGATAAAaacaaacaagaagaagaaaaaagaattaacACTCATCTACAAAAAGTACTTCTTGGATAAGAGCCAGGTCAGCTACCTGGAATGGTATGTAATTGGCGTAGCAGCAGCTATAGCAGCTCTCTCTATGCGCCTCAATGTAGGAGTAGCAGCATCAGTTGCTGCTAATGCATTTGCACGGCCAGAATTTGTTACAACCTACAGGACACAGCAATGCTTCACATAACATATCTACCATGTACAAAGAACAAATCCAGCTCTACAATATCTTCTTAATCCTGTTCAACTGTCATTTCATAAACAATAATATGTACCAAGTATGGCATAAAAAGAGACCCAAGCTTGCAAGAAGACTACCAAAGGTTAAAAAGCAGTTTAATTCGCAAATATGATATCATGGAGCATACCATGAAGGGCGATCCCTTTCTACATTCTCAATAGAACAAAGGGTaaacaattttattttatgacATGGCAGAACCCTTCAATCAGGAGAGCTTATAATCCAGAAGGTTTTTCTAAGCCACTACCAGGCACTTATGGCAACAATTTTGAATCACCCTTATCACATGGAAACCAGTTTTCTAATGCTCATTAAATTGTATATAAGAGAATCAATAAAGTTGAATGGCAACAGGCCcctcaaaaggcatgcaatcaAAGTCTTAAAGTTATATATCCAGTTAAAGTACTATCAAAATTACCAAAGTACATCATTTACCAGCAGTGCGAAAAACTAAAAAGCTTTGTTCTTAAGAAATAATTACACATTCATGTGTACATCGATTGGAAAATACGTACAAGCTGATCCACCATGGCCCAAATCTTTCAAGGATACTGTTTTCTCTATACGCTACAGGTCTTAACGCACATGGGACATTCATTTAAAGCTCTGATCCACATGCTATCTAAGCAAGCATATTCCATTTTTAAACAAATGGACGACTAAAACACTGTCGCGGAACTGAATTGTCTACTAGCATCATGAAATGTGCAAGGTGAAGTTTCTTCACTAAATGCATGCACGAGTTTCATTCCTACATGCGTAAGCTTCGTACCATTGTCACTTCAGcccctttttttcccttttatatttttttttgggaaggggggggggggggggggggggggggggggggggggggggttacaTAGCAGCATTTGGTATTACTTCCTCATGGAGAGTATTTTTAATGCTTACCCCAATCAACTCAATAGCCACCTGTGAAAGCTCCACCTGCCACCTACTTTGCTCACTACCAGGGGCCTGATTCCCTGAATCACGAATAAGTTCTGAAAGTTTTCTTCCAACCTGAAATACAAGTTGAAAATTAGACATCATAGAAGTAATCTACTAATCTCGCACCCAAATAGCTAAGTTTCACAATCAATATCATTGAAAGAGTTTAAAACAGATTTCAAATGATGTTTATCTACTTTGGAGAATTTTCATTTGTTGGATTGCATACTTAGGGATAGGGTTGCAAAGCCAACCGTCAAATACCTCATCAAAACCAAGTCCCTAGCATAAAAATGGAGTTTGAAACCCTGTTTAAAGTCACCAAGCTCATTGTGGCATTAAAACTTGTCTATCAAAGTTGAAGGGACAACAACCAACCAATTTGTTTTCACATAAGCAAGAGTGAAAAACAACGGCAGGGAAAAGAGGCTGCAAGGGAGTAGAGGGTGTTATGGCATACTATCTGCATTTATAAGCACTTCTCACCGAAATCTCTTGAGAAACAACTCAACTACCCAGTCTAGACTTTGCTTCTAATAAGAAAACAgtgctccaaaaaaaaaaaagagagagcatTCATTTATAGAAATTTCACCTACTTTATGCCAAAGACATTGTTTTCTTTCTCAACACCACAAGAATGTTATATCAATGTCACACAAAGGCGCTCACAGTACCAAAGCACATTGAGTGCAAAAAGGAGCAGGAAAGGAAACTATGCAACAAAACCATGCAAACAGGGTTCTGAAATGACAAATgcaagaaggaaattttgaatttgcacgatgacattcatgaaaaggtgaaaaaaaagaaacgaggAAATAGGATGCAGGCACTAAGAGAAGCTACAAAACCCCACATAATTAGTAAATTTGTGATTTCAAACTTCCCCAATTTTGATATTTAAGTTTAGGCTTGAGGTATGTTCTTAATCCAATTGCAACAGATCCAAGCCCTGAACATGTGTCAATCATACTTTTTCAGTTTCATAGATTACGGACCAAATATGGACCATCTATGGACCAAAGGctcatttaactttcaaaaccGTTCGAATGCACCTAAAAAGCagcaaaaaccaagaaaaagccAAAACCTATGGCcaaaattcaaaacttaatTCTAAAGCAGGGCATAAGGATAAAAGATAATTTCACTTCATGGAAAAGCATTGCCAAGTATCAAGCCATTCACCTCAGGTGAAAGAAGTTTAATACATAATAGAAAACAAATAACTCAGAAGGTTAATCACGTGAGAGGCCACAATTTTCTACTTTGATGTTGATGCGACAATACTATGAAATTGGACAGTAAACACGAAATCTCAAAAATCAATTACCTTATGCTGACTCTTAAAAGAAACCTACAGAATCTGCATTATTAGCatcaaacataaaataaaaagaatctAATTATCAGATGCTACCCAGATACTCCTCTTTATGTAACAACAGCCAGTTTGAGAAGCAAATATATGCCATACCCTGACAACTCAGTAAGCTCCtttcatcaaaaaaataaaaaaggagaaTCACAAGCACCAAGAAGGTGAATTCGTACCATAAAAACCAATGCACAGAGACAACCAATCTCAAATATCCACCAGTAAGTAGGACGATGTGTCCATTGCAAATGCAAATTTGCACAATTCAATAAGCATAAGGCACACTTCAAATGAAATGCTAACATATATACCAAATAAAAATCaacaaaagattaaaaaaaatgttaggaCTTCATTCCCAATTTACAATGGCATTTTAAAAAACAGTGGACAAAATCACGAAGATATAAATGGCAAGCACTAAGCTTTACTACATAGGGAAAAAATAATATGACTGATTTTGACTTCATTCACAAGGCAACTTTATCTTGTATAAAGAAGGATAAAGATTAAAAGAATAGCTTCAGATAACAACTCAAAATACGAAATAAAGCTACCTGAAGCTTTGTTAGTATGTGTGCAATTGTATCATCTCTAGCCAAACCAAGCAGCACTCTGCACGCAAGAGCACGTAGACAGTCAAGGGCACCAGGAGGGGTAACTATCCGTGGTTGGAGGAGCTGAAGAAGAACCTTGATACCATTATTGGCACGAACAGCCTCTCTGGTTAGCCGATATCCTTGTTCAAGTTGAGCAGCAAGGCCAGCACACCCAGATCCAGCACCGAGGGAAATTCTACGATCTCCCACTAATCCTGAAGCTACAGTAGGAACTGGGACTTGAGAAGTATTACTCCCAGACGAAGTACCTACTATGGCAGTGGAACCTCGATCAACCAAGGTAGATTCCCCACTCCGGTCACGAGGTTCATTCTGACTAGCCACACTTAGAGCTCGATCAAGAATACTTCGTTCCAAGTTCCTGTCTCTGGTCTCCGGACCATTTAAAGATTGGACAGGTGCAGACTGATGTCCTTGTGTAGCAGCTGATGGTTTATTGCTGATTGAAGGAGGTGGGCACACAAGATTGACAAGGACATTAAGTGCTGCTTGAATAATCTGCATGATGAGATCATGGTGTTCCCATGTGAACTTCCATTAGAAACAATGCAACCAAGATAAATGCATATAATTCTATCCAGCATAAACCAAAGCCAGGGGTGAGAGGGAAGAAGAATGTGCAGAAATGTTTACCTCAGGCTCAACATAACCAGCGCCATTGGCTGCATCCAGGATAACAGCTATA
It includes:
- the LOC140013005 gene encoding DDB1- and CUL4-associated factor homolog 1-like isoform X1 — protein: MEGSASRDEARSESEPQSSVLGRIEQLGEGDGESQQEERGEDENEVLILKTHELMDRITANAENPSPSILHALASILETQEAKYMEDVGHSSANNGRSSHNIGRLGNLVRENDEFFELLSAKFLSESRYSVSVQAAAARLLFSCSLTFVYPHAFEETVMENIKGWVMDETIRLSGDDHNWKDESGARKCSDSEMLKTYSTGLLAVCLAGGGQVVEDVLTSGLSAKLMRYLRLRVLGEAGTSQKDTTSQIESKSFPATACMRGREDVRGRVRQALENSHFDVPRVLEDGSSDDQLADKDLDRGLGRPIDEEHWVDGEPPDVLAADSDIYDAETEGDEKWHAWDLRDGRTKAGGRSSREEESDDSVRDELSRRRTNRGTSRLRGKGRASEGNLDNEQSLTSPGSAIRIGGLNRNIRDRSVPRNQDLKKNSDSKKSQGRTVTDGFTLGRDESDDCFQGCVIGSKNIADLVRKAVVAAESEARAVNAPAEAIKAAGDAAAELVKSAALEEYKKTNNEEAAVLAASTAASTVVDAANAVEVSRTTTAADGDSAPSKAKETETDEDVNEFFLLDSDSLAKLREKFCIQCLVILGEYVEVLGPVLHEKGVDVCLALLQRSYKHTEASKIALLLPDVLKLICALAAHRKFAALFVDRGGIQKLLVAPRVPQTYFGLSSCLFTIGSIQGIMERVCALPSNVVHQVVELALQLLECSQDQARKNAALFFAAAFVFRAVIDTFDAQEGLLKMINLLQDAASVRSGVPSGAINNAGSLRSDRPATEVLTSSEKQIAYHTCVALRQYVRAHLILLVDSIRPNKNMRSAARSIPSTRAVYKPLDISNEALDAVFRQIQKDRKLGPALVRARWPVVDKFLSANGHITMLELCQAPPVERYLHDLLQYALGVLHIVTLVPYSRKLIVNATLSNNRVGIAVILDAANGAGYVEPEIIQAALNVLVNLVCPPPSISNKPSAATQGHQSAPVQSLNGPETRDRNLERSILDRALSVASQNEPRDRSGESTLVDRGSTAIVGTSSGSNTSQVPVPTVASGLVGDRRISLGAGSGCAGLAAQLEQGYRLTREAVRANNGIKVLLQLLQPRIVTPPGALDCLRALACRVLLGLARDDTIAHILTKLQVGRKLSELIRDSGNQAPGSEQSRWQVELSQVAIELIGVVTNSGRANALAATDAATPTLRRIERAAIAAATPITYHSRELLLLIHEHLQASGLAETAAVLLKEAQLTPLPSLATPASLVHQASVQESSSILTQWPSARVHCGFMSDKLKLTYREEHLGLKTDSAVSCLKKRPTTLSSPHGLHSKAQVSAEDSPILSSAKINLTSKRSSTAVSAPGTPSVSAVKSSGDVDIQCKTPIVLPMKRKLTDLKESGLMSPGKRLNTGDYALRSPICITSGMLRKSSQLTDGTMFSPTSSSLKDHGRSLPNCGPAEGDESQFSGAQFRQMVPTTQYGLTNEPQPSSLERLTLDSLVVQYLKHQHRQCPAPITTLPPLSLLHPHMCPEPRRSLDAPSNMTARLSMREFRSMYGGIHGSRRDRQFVYSRFRPWRTCRDDAGALLTCVTFLGDSSQIAVGSHSGELKIFDTNSNCVLDSCPSHQYPLTLAQSYISGDTQLILSSSAHDVRLWDVSSVSAGPKHSFEGCKAARFSNSGTAFAALSTESSHREILLYDIQTSQLDLKLTDTSNNPSGRGHLYSLIHFSPSDTMLLWNGVLWDRRGSGPVHRFDQFSDYGGGGFHPAGNEVIINSEVWDLRNFRLLRSVPSLDQTVITFNASGDVIYAILRRNLEDVTSAFQTRRVKHPLFAAFRTVDAVNYSDIATIPVDRCVLDFATEPTDSFVGLVTMDDQDEMYSSARVYEIGRRKPTDDDSDPDDAESEDEDDDVDEDEDEILGPDIDEDGDSDADDMSNDDESVSELEDDEEEDGDFIMDDGDFEGAAGILEIVAEGDEEDDDSEVLESLSSGDEEDML
- the LOC140013005 gene encoding DDB1- and CUL4-associated factor homolog 1-like isoform X2, yielding MEGSASRDEARSESEPQSSVLGRIEQLGEGDGESQQEERGEDENEVLILKTHELMDRITANAENPSPSILHALASILETQEAKYMEDVGHSSANNGRSSHNIGRLGNLVRENDEFFELLSAKFLSESRYSVSVQAAAARLLFSCSLTFVYPHAFEETVMENIKGWVMDETIRLSGDDHNWKDESGARKCSDSEMLKTYSTGLLAVCLAGGGQVVEDVLTSGLSAKLMRYLRLRVLGEAGTSQKDTTSQIESKSFPATACMRGREDVRGRVRQALENSHFDVPRVLEDGSSDDQLADKDLDRGLGRPIDEEHWVDGEPPDVLAADSDIYDAETEGDEKWHAWDLRDGRTKAGGRSSREEESDDSVRDELSRRRTNRGTSRLRGKGRASEGNLDNEQSLTSPGSAIRIGGLNRNIRDRSVPRNQDLKKNSDSKKSQGRTVTDGFTLGRDESDDCFQGCVIGSKNIADLVRKAVVAAESEARAVNAPAEAIKAAGDAAAELVKSAALEEYKKTNNEEAAVLAASTAASTVVDAANAVEVSRTTTAADGDSAPSKAKETETDEDVNEFFLLDSDSLAKLREKFCIQCLVILGEYVEVLGPVLHEKGVDVCLALLQRSYKHTEASKIALLLPDVLKLICALAAHRKFAALFVDRGGIQKLLVAPRVPQTYFGLSSCLFTIGSIQGIMERVCALPSNVVHQVVELALQLLECSQDQARKNAALFFAAAFVFRAVIDTFDAQEGLLKMINLLQDAASVRSGVPSGAINNAGSLRSDRPATEVLTSSEKQIAYHTCVALRQYVRAHLILLVDSIRPNKNMRSAARSIPSTRAVYKPLDISNEALDAVFRQIQKDRKLGPALVRARWPVVDKFLSANGHITMLELCQAPPVERYLHDLLQYALGVLHIVTLVPYSRKLIVNATLSNNRVGIAVILDAANGAGYVEPEIIQAALNVLVNLVCPPPSISNKPSAATQGHQSAPVQSLNGPETRDRNLERSILDRALSVASQNEPRDRSGESTLVDRGSTAIVGTSSGSNTSQVPVPTVASGLVGDRRISLGAGSGCAGLAAQLEQGYRLTREAVRANNGIKVLLQLLQPRIVTPPGALDCLRALACRVLLGLARDDTIAHILTKLQVGRKLSELIRDSGNQAPGSEQSRWQVELSQVAIELIGVVTNSGRANALAATDAATPTLRRIERAAIAAATPITYHSRELLLLIHEHLQASGLAETAAVLLKEAQLTPLPSLATPASLVHQASVQESSSILTQWPSARVHCGFMSDKLKLTYREEHLGLKTDSAVSCLKKRPTTLSSPHGLHSKAQVSAEDSPILSSAKINLTSKRSSTAVSAPGTPSVSAVKSSGDVDIQCKTPIVLPMKRKLTDLKESGLMSPGKRLNTDHGRSLPNCGPAEGDESQFSGAQFRQMVPTTQYGLTNEPQPSSLERLTLDSLVVQYLKHQHRQCPAPITTLPPLSLLHPHMCPEPRRSLDAPSNMTARLSMREFRSMYGGIHGSRRDRQFVYSRFRPWRTCRDDAGALLTCVTFLGDSSQIAVGSHSGELKIFDTNSNCVLDSCPSHQYPLTLAQSYISGDTQLILSSSAHDVRLWDVSSVSAGPKHSFEGCKAARFSNSGTAFAALSTESSHREILLYDIQTSQLDLKLTDTSNNPSGRGHLYSLIHFSPSDTMLLWNGVLWDRRGSGPVHRFDQFSDYGGGGFHPAGNEVIINSEVWDLRNFRLLRSVPSLDQTVITFNASGDVIYAILRRNLEDVTSAFQTRRVKHPLFAAFRTVDAVNYSDIATIPVDRCVLDFATEPTDSFVGLVTMDDQDEMYSSARVYEIGRRKPTDDDSDPDDAESEDEDDDVDEDEDEILGPDIDEDGDSDADDMSNDDESVSELEDDEEEDGDFIMDDGDFEGAAGILEIVAEGDEEDDDSEVLESLSSGDEEDML